The Geodermatophilaceae bacterium NBWT11 genome has a segment encoding these proteins:
- a CDS encoding DUF3099 domain-containing protein encodes MGHRSRGAPGPVARTPRARRRPASTRSPRPATGKVSVASSQQHTNRSSEPVLITEAEPSRADQHDARKKRYVVTMLIRMVSLVLACVFYQTVWLMAVFAVLGTVLPWIAVVMANDRPPKKKLDVNRYKVPAPDRILESRPSAGRVIDG; translated from the coding sequence ATGGGCCACAGGAGCCGGGGAGCTCCGGGGCCGGTCGCCCGCACACCACGTGCCCGACGCCGACCCGCGTCCACCCGATCACCCCGGCCAGCGACAGGGAAGGTGTCCGTGGCCTCGAGCCAGCAGCACACGAACCGCTCGTCCGAGCCGGTCCTCATCACCGAGGCCGAGCCGAGTCGCGCCGACCAGCACGACGCCCGCAAGAAGCGGTACGTCGTCACGATGCTCATCCGCATGGTGAGCTTGGTGCTCGCCTGCGTCTTCTACCAGACCGTCTGGCTCATGGCCGTGTTCGCGGTGCTGGGCACGGTGCTGCCGTGGATCGCGGTGGTGATGGCCAACGACCGGCCGCCGAAGAAGAAGCTCGACGTCAACCGGTACAAGGTCCCCGCGCCCGACCGGATCCTGGAGAGCCGGCCCAGCGCCGGCCGGGTCATCGACGGCTGA
- a CDS encoding Fe-S cluster assembly protein HesB, producing MPDIRIAQDPAADELLGRDPLALVLGMLLDQQFPMERAFAGPALLAQRLGVSTLSAQDLAEVAPERLKEVFTGPPAVHRYPGSMAERTQAVCRLLVERYDGRAEGLWGDVPDGATLLRRIGELPGFGAQKAKILVALLGKQYGVTPPGWREAAGDYGDDGARRSVADVTDPVSLGEVRAFKQQVKAAAKAAKAGDPTA from the coding sequence GTGCCCGACATCCGGATCGCCCAGGACCCCGCCGCGGACGAGCTCCTCGGCCGCGACCCCCTCGCGCTCGTGCTGGGGATGCTGCTGGACCAGCAGTTCCCGATGGAGCGGGCCTTCGCCGGGCCGGCGCTGCTCGCCCAGCGGCTGGGGGTGTCGACCCTGTCGGCGCAGGACCTGGCGGAGGTCGCGCCCGAACGCCTCAAGGAGGTCTTCACCGGCCCGCCCGCCGTGCACCGCTACCCCGGCTCGATGGCCGAGCGCACCCAGGCGGTGTGCCGGCTGCTCGTGGAGCGGTACGACGGCCGGGCCGAGGGCCTCTGGGGCGACGTCCCGGACGGCGCCACCCTGCTCCGGCGGATCGGCGAGCTGCCCGGCTTCGGGGCGCAGAAGGCGAAGATCCTGGTGGCGCTGCTGGGCAAGCAGTACGGCGTCACCCCGCCCGGCTGGCGCGAGGCCGCCGGCGACTACGGGGACGACGGCGCCCGGCGCTCGGTGGCCGACGTCACCGACCCGGTGTCGCTGGGGGAGGTCCGGGCGTTCAAGCAGCAGGTGAAGGCCGCGGCGAAGGCCGCCAAGGCAGGGGACCCCACGGCCTGA
- a CDS encoding D-tyrosyl-tRNA(Tyr) deacylase: MRAVVTRVSSASVEVDGEVVGAVGRGLLALVGVRRGDGVDQARELARKVHGLRVFPGEDGERSASDLGLPVLVVSQFTLYGDTRKGRRPSWVEAAPGPEAEPLVDAVVAELRARGAEVATGVFGASMRVASVNEGPMTLLLEV; encoded by the coding sequence GTGCGTGCCGTGGTGACCCGGGTCAGCAGCGCCTCCGTCGAGGTGGACGGCGAGGTCGTGGGCGCGGTCGGGCGAGGCCTGCTGGCCCTGGTCGGGGTCCGCCGGGGCGACGGCGTCGACCAGGCCCGGGAACTGGCCCGCAAGGTCCACGGGCTGCGGGTGTTCCCGGGTGAGGACGGTGAGCGGTCGGCCTCGGACCTCGGTCTGCCGGTGCTGGTGGTCAGCCAGTTCACGCTCTACGGCGACACCCGCAAGGGACGTCGTCCCTCGTGGGTGGAGGCGGCCCCCGGCCCGGAGGCCGAACCGCTGGTGGACGCCGTCGTCGCCGAGCTGCGGGCCCGTGGGGCCGAGGTCGCCACCGGGGTCTTCGGGGCCTCGATGCGGGTGGCGTCGGTCAACGAGGGGCCGATGACCCTGCTGCTGGAGGTCTAG
- a CDS encoding sigma-70 family RNA polymerase sigma factor — MTLLQSSPTDTLEVRTPRRAPDTSGLVSTDLVRVYLNTIGKTPLLTAVEEVELAKRIEAGLYAERLLVEKQLKPAAKRDYKLLVADGKAAKRHLLEANLRLVVSVAKRYTGHGMTFLDLIQEGNVGLIRAVEKFDYAKGFKFSTYATWWIRQAITRAMADSGRTIRLPVHLAEQVNKVVRTRRRMHQELEREPTAEELGLELDMTEERIIELLEYSRDLVSLDQTVGADEESRLGDFIEDADAAVAEDAVAFQMMKGDVRTVLGTLEDRERDVVIMRFGLDGEQPRTLEQIGKRFGLSRERVRQIERETMSKLRAPDRADALRDYLA; from the coding sequence GTGACGCTGCTGCAGTCCTCCCCCACCGACACCCTCGAGGTGCGCACTCCGCGCCGTGCGCCGGACACCAGCGGACTGGTGTCGACGGACCTGGTGCGCGTCTACCTCAACACCATCGGCAAGACCCCCCTGCTGACCGCCGTCGAGGAGGTCGAGCTGGCCAAGCGCATCGAGGCCGGCCTCTACGCCGAGCGCCTCCTCGTCGAGAAGCAGCTCAAGCCGGCCGCCAAGCGGGACTACAAGCTGCTCGTCGCCGACGGCAAGGCCGCCAAGCGCCACCTGCTGGAGGCCAACCTCCGCCTCGTGGTGTCGGTCGCCAAGCGGTACACCGGGCACGGCATGACGTTCCTGGACCTCATCCAGGAGGGCAACGTCGGCCTGATCCGGGCCGTGGAGAAGTTCGACTACGCCAAGGGCTTCAAGTTCTCCACCTACGCGACCTGGTGGATCCGTCAGGCGATCACCCGGGCGATGGCCGACAGCGGTCGCACCATCCGGCTGCCCGTCCACCTGGCCGAGCAGGTCAACAAGGTGGTGCGCACCCGGCGCCGGATGCACCAGGAGCTGGAGCGGGAGCCCACCGCCGAGGAGCTCGGCCTCGAGCTGGACATGACCGAGGAGCGGATCATCGAGCTCCTGGAGTACAGCCGCGACCTGGTCTCCCTCGACCAGACCGTCGGTGCCGACGAGGAGTCCCGGCTCGGTGACTTCATCGAGGACGCCGACGCCGCCGTGGCCGAGGACGCCGTGGCCTTCCAGATGATGAAGGGCGACGTGCGCACCGTGCTCGGCACCCTGGAGGACCGCGAGCGTGACGTCGTCATCATGCGGTTCGGCCTGGACGGCGAGCAGCCCCGCACCCTGGAGCAGATCGGCAAGCGCTTCGGGCTGTCCCGCGAGCGGGTCCGCCAGATCGAGCGCGAGACGATGAGCAAGCTGCGCGCCCCGGACCGGGCGGACGCCCTGCGCGACTACCTGGCCTGA
- a CDS encoding GNAT family N-acetyltransferase — protein sequence MVGDPTVPEHSTPPPGWEADVVAADGGTVHLRPITPEDADGIVGLMERSSDQTRYYRFFGPMKRLSDKDLYRFTHVDHVARVAFVVLLGDELIGVGRYDRYPDTDDAEVAFLVEDAHQRRGLGSVLLEHLAAAAREKGITRFVAEVLSQNSGMVRVFLDAGYEARRSYEDGVVHLTFPIAPTEQALAVTWEREQRSESRSIGRLLTPGSVAVVGASNDVTKIGHAVLRHLLDYGFAGPIYPVNPAVRHVAGVPAHATIEDIPDDVDLAILAVPADEVPGVVEACRRKHVKGLIVISGGFGETGPEGRAAERRFVAAARASGMRVVGPNCLGVVNTDPAVRLNSSLAPQVPGRGRVGFFAQSGALGVMLLERARDRGIGLSSFVSAGNRADVSGNDMLQYWATDPGTEVVLLHLESFGNPRKFARLARRVGRTKPVVAVKSGRHVGMTAGLAGTSVTVPEQSVAALFASAGVIRVETLAELFDVGTLLAHQPLPAGDRVAVVGNSTAVGVLVADAVLEQGLALAHERPVDIGTQAGPEEFRAALQAALDDETVDAVIAVFLPPLVRGVQPYGRVLREVSIGSTKPLVANFLSTDGIHADLVVRGEDGMPERGSVPSFSTPERAVIALARMAEYARWRRRPAGTVPELEGIDEAAARAVVVGALADGGGRDLTDEEVIALLAAYGVPLLGTRRVTDADAAVAAAEEIGYPVVLKSTAPWLRHRSDLGGVRLDLRDAEDVRIGFEAIPSGDPVIVQEMAAPGVATVVEVVDDPSFGALVSFGLGGVATDLLGDRAFRTLPLTDTDAAELVRAPRAWPLLDGYRGSERVDVPALEELLLRIAQLADDLPEVLSLSLEPVIVGPPNPWHGGRSLVVAGAAVRVGPPTARVDPGPRRMFTGS from the coding sequence ATCGTCGGGGACCCGACGGTGCCCGAGCACTCCACGCCGCCCCCCGGGTGGGAGGCCGACGTGGTGGCCGCCGACGGCGGCACCGTGCACCTGCGCCCCATCACCCCCGAGGACGCCGACGGCATCGTCGGGCTGATGGAGCGCAGCTCCGACCAGACCCGCTACTACCGGTTCTTCGGGCCGATGAAGAGGCTGTCGGACAAGGACCTCTACCGGTTCACCCACGTCGACCACGTCGCCCGGGTCGCCTTCGTGGTGCTGCTGGGCGACGAGCTCATCGGCGTGGGCCGCTACGACCGCTACCCCGACACCGACGACGCCGAGGTCGCCTTCCTCGTCGAGGACGCCCACCAGCGGCGTGGTCTGGGCTCGGTGCTGCTGGAGCACCTCGCCGCCGCCGCCCGGGAGAAGGGCATCACCCGGTTCGTCGCCGAGGTGCTCAGCCAGAACTCCGGGATGGTCCGGGTGTTCCTGGACGCCGGCTACGAGGCCCGTCGCTCCTACGAGGACGGCGTCGTCCACCTGACCTTCCCGATCGCGCCCACCGAACAGGCGCTGGCGGTGACCTGGGAGCGCGAGCAGCGCAGCGAGTCCCGGTCCATCGGTCGGCTGCTCACCCCGGGGTCGGTCGCCGTCGTCGGTGCGAGCAACGACGTCACCAAGATCGGGCACGCCGTGCTGCGGCACCTGCTCGACTACGGGTTCGCCGGGCCGATCTACCCGGTCAACCCGGCGGTCCGGCACGTGGCCGGGGTGCCGGCGCACGCCACCATCGAGGACATCCCGGACGACGTGGACCTCGCGATCCTGGCCGTGCCCGCCGACGAGGTGCCCGGGGTCGTCGAGGCCTGCCGGCGCAAGCACGTCAAGGGCCTGATCGTCATCTCCGGCGGGTTCGGCGAGACCGGCCCCGAGGGCCGCGCCGCCGAGCGCCGGTTCGTGGCCGCAGCCCGGGCCAGCGGCATGCGCGTCGTGGGCCCCAACTGCCTCGGCGTGGTCAACACCGACCCCGCGGTGCGGCTGAACTCCAGCCTCGCCCCGCAGGTGCCCGGCCGCGGTCGGGTCGGGTTCTTCGCCCAGTCCGGTGCGCTGGGCGTGATGCTGCTGGAGCGGGCCCGGGACCGCGGGATCGGGCTGTCCAGCTTCGTCTCCGCCGGCAACCGGGCCGACGTCAGCGGCAACGACATGCTCCAGTACTGGGCCACCGACCCGGGCACGGAGGTCGTGCTGCTGCACCTGGAGAGCTTCGGCAACCCGCGCAAGTTCGCCCGGCTCGCCCGCCGGGTGGGCCGCACGAAGCCGGTCGTGGCGGTCAAGAGCGGCCGGCACGTGGGCATGACCGCGGGGCTGGCCGGCACCAGCGTGACCGTCCCCGAGCAGTCGGTGGCGGCGCTGTTCGCCTCCGCCGGGGTGATCCGGGTGGAGACCCTGGCCGAGCTGTTCGACGTCGGCACGCTGCTGGCCCACCAGCCATTGCCGGCCGGTGACCGGGTCGCCGTGGTCGGCAACTCCACCGCGGTGGGGGTGCTGGTCGCCGACGCCGTGCTTGAGCAGGGCCTGGCCCTGGCGCACGAGCGCCCGGTCGACATCGGCACCCAGGCCGGGCCCGAGGAGTTCCGGGCCGCGCTCCAGGCCGCTCTGGACGACGAGACGGTGGACGCGGTCATCGCCGTGTTCCTGCCGCCGCTGGTGCGGGGGGTGCAGCCCTACGGCCGGGTGCTCCGCGAGGTGTCGATCGGGTCCACCAAGCCGCTGGTCGCCAACTTCCTCTCCACCGACGGCATCCACGCCGACCTGGTGGTGCGCGGGGAGGACGGGATGCCCGAGCGTGGCTCGGTGCCCTCGTTCTCCACCCCGGAGCGGGCGGTCATCGCCCTGGCCCGGATGGCGGAGTACGCCCGCTGGCGGCGTCGCCCCGCCGGCACGGTGCCCGAGCTCGAGGGCATCGACGAGGCTGCGGCCCGCGCCGTGGTGGTGGGCGCGCTCGCCGACGGCGGCGGTCGGGACCTCACCGACGAGGAGGTCATCGCCCTGCTGGCCGCCTACGGGGTGCCGCTGCTGGGCACCCGGCGGGTCACCGACGCCGACGCCGCGGTCGCCGCCGCCGAGGAGATCGGCTACCCGGTGGTGCTCAAGTCCACCGCCCCGTGGCTGCGGCACCGCTCCGACCTCGGCGGGGTCCGGCTGGACCTGCGCGACGCCGAGGACGTCCGGATCGGGTTCGAGGCCATCCCCTCGGGCGACCCGGTGATCGTGCAGGAGATGGCCGCCCCCGGGGTGGCCACCGTGGTCGAGGTGGTCGACGACCCGTCCTTCGGGGCGCTGGTCAGCTTCGGCCTGGGCGGGGTGGCGACGGACCTGCTCGGCGACCGGGCGTTCCGCACCCTGCCGTTGACCGACACCGACGCCGCCGAGCTGGTGCGGGCACCTCGGGCCTGGCCGCTGCTGGACGGCTACCGGGGCAGCGAGCGGGTCGACGTCCCGGCGCTGGAGGAACTGCTGCTGCGCATCGCCCAGCTCGCCGACGACCTGCCCGAGGTGCTGTCGCTGTCCCTGGAGCCGGTGATCGTGGGCCCGCCGAACCCGTGGCACGGCGGGCGCTCGCTGGTCGTGGCCGGGGCCGCCGTGCGGGTCGGTCCGCCCACGGCGCGGGTCGACCCCGGCCCGCGGCGGATGTTCACCGGGTCCTGA
- a CDS encoding acetoin utilization protein AcuC: MSDAVSVVWDDALLGYTMGGDHPMHPVRLDLTMRLAEQLGVLSNDRITVVAPETAGRDLLTLVHDEGYLDAVQKAPLDPQGAGHGLDTDDNPVFEGMYESSALIAGGSVTAARLVHEGKAQHAANIAGGLHHAMRDRAAGFCVFNDAAIAIAWLLGQGYERIAYVDLDVHHGDGVQAAFYDDPRVLTVSIHQTPLTLWPGTGFPEETGSEKAPGTAVNLGLPNGTDDSGWLRAFHAVVPSVVRAFAPQIVVTQCGCDAHHEDPMADLGLTVDGQRASYRAVHDLVHEVCDGKWVALGGGGYGLVRCVPRAWTHLLAEMGGDPLSPTTPVPDSWVRDVLARGLRTEPPASMTEGGWTGFQRWDPFTENRVDRAISRTRAATFPLFGLDPDDPRD; the protein is encoded by the coding sequence GTGAGTGACGCCGTCTCGGTGGTGTGGGACGACGCGCTGCTGGGCTACACGATGGGTGGGGACCACCCGATGCACCCGGTCCGGCTGGACCTCACGATGCGGCTGGCCGAGCAGCTCGGGGTGCTGTCCAACGACCGCATCACCGTAGTGGCGCCCGAGACCGCCGGACGGGACCTGCTCACCCTGGTCCATGACGAGGGCTACCTGGACGCCGTGCAGAAGGCCCCGCTGGACCCGCAGGGCGCCGGGCACGGTCTGGACACCGACGACAACCCGGTCTTCGAGGGCATGTACGAGTCCTCCGCGCTCATCGCCGGCGGGTCGGTCACCGCCGCGCGGCTGGTGCACGAGGGCAAGGCGCAGCACGCGGCCAACATCGCCGGCGGGCTGCACCACGCCATGCGCGACCGGGCGGCCGGCTTCTGCGTCTTCAACGACGCCGCGATCGCGATCGCGTGGCTGCTGGGCCAGGGCTACGAGCGGATCGCCTACGTCGACCTCGACGTGCACCACGGTGACGGCGTGCAGGCTGCCTTCTACGACGACCCGCGGGTGCTGACGGTGAGCATCCACCAGACGCCGCTCACCCTGTGGCCGGGTACCGGGTTCCCCGAGGAGACCGGGTCGGAGAAGGCACCGGGGACGGCGGTCAACCTCGGGCTCCCCAACGGCACCGACGACTCGGGGTGGCTGCGCGCCTTCCACGCGGTCGTCCCCAGCGTCGTCCGGGCCTTCGCGCCGCAGATCGTGGTCACCCAGTGCGGCTGCGACGCCCACCACGAGGACCCGATGGCCGACCTCGGGCTCACCGTGGACGGCCAGCGCGCCTCCTACCGGGCGGTGCACGACCTGGTCCACGAGGTCTGCGACGGCAAGTGGGTCGCCCTGGGCGGCGGCGGTTACGGACTGGTGCGCTGCGTGCCGCGGGCCTGGACGCACCTGCTCGCCGAGATGGGCGGTGACCCGCTGTCGCCGACGACGCCGGTGCCGGACTCCTGGGTGCGCGACGTGCTGGCCCGCGGGCTGCGCACCGAGCCCCCGGCCTCGATGACCGAGGGCGGGTGGACCGGCTTCCAGCGCTGGGACCCCTTCACCGAGAACCGGGTCGACCGGGCCATCAGCCGCACGCGCGCGGCCACCTTCCCGCTGTTCGGCCTCGACCCGGACGACCCCCGTGACTAG
- a CDS encoding metal-dependent transcriptional regulator: MNDLIDTTEMYLRTVFELEEEGITPLRARIAERLHQSGPTVSQTVARMERDGLLSVEGDRHLQLSPEGRALATAVMRKHRLAECLLVDVIGLDYADVHEEACRWEHVMSEAVERKLLTLLGNPHVSPFGNPIPGLDALGGAATPSQDALTLLSTSATPEGAPVVVRRISEQLQEDADLLRSLADQGVRPGSTVTASLVGGQVAIDGEVLSPGVAQHVFVSPAEVEEPVSAG, translated from the coding sequence GTGAACGACCTCATCGACACCACCGAGATGTACCTCCGCACCGTCTTCGAGCTCGAGGAGGAGGGGATCACCCCCCTCCGCGCCCGCATCGCCGAGCGCCTGCACCAGAGCGGCCCCACCGTGAGCCAGACGGTGGCCCGGATGGAGCGCGACGGACTGCTCTCCGTCGAGGGCGACCGCCACCTGCAGCTGTCCCCGGAGGGCCGCGCGCTGGCCACCGCGGTGATGCGCAAGCACCGGCTGGCCGAGTGCCTGCTCGTGGACGTGATCGGTCTGGACTACGCCGACGTGCACGAGGAGGCCTGCCGCTGGGAGCACGTGATGAGCGAGGCCGTGGAGCGCAAGCTGCTGACGCTGCTGGGCAACCCGCACGTGTCGCCGTTCGGCAACCCCATCCCCGGCCTGGACGCCCTCGGCGGCGCCGCGACGCCGTCGCAGGACGCGCTGACCCTGCTCTCCACCTCGGCCACCCCCGAGGGCGCCCCGGTGGTGGTGCGCCGGATCTCCGAGCAGCTGCAGGAGGACGCCGACCTGCTCCGCTCCCTGGCCGACCAGGGCGTCCGCCCGGGCAGCACCGTGACGGCCTCGCTGGTCGGCGGCCAGGTGGCCATCGACGGAGAGGTGCTGTCCCCCGGGGTCGCCCAGCACGTGTTCGTCAGCCCCGCCGAGGTGGAGGAGCCGGTCTCCGCCGGCTGA
- a CDS encoding S9 family peptidase, whose protein sequence is MTDHTADQPEPAPTPFHRLSDFVALPRLGGLALSPDGSRLVTSIATLAADRKTWQSALWELDPTGRADARRLTRSSPGESGPVFAPDGSLLFTSARPDPDAGKDAGEPKPALWTLPAEGGEARLVLGRKNGVSGVDVAADTGAVVVVASTTPGTADAEGDDARRTARKDAGVSAILHEAYPVRYWDHDLGPTVPHVFFLDALPAEGADAPTWRDLTPDAGPPNGAGSDVALSPDGRWVARSEEVPDGAASWRNRLVVTDTASGETRVLVDDPAADVSGASWSPDSTRVVAVRESVTTQELPPDYTLLLVDVAAGTSTDLTAGFDRWPSAPQFDAAGEAVYFLADEDGRHALFRVVEGEAPVRLTRDGAYSDLQVARDGSALYALRSAYDSPPVPVRLDPTATDQQPDPLPNPGTIAAYPGTLRELRATAADGAEVQSWLVLPEGATAEQPAPLVLWIHGGPLMSWNGWSWRWTPWVLAARGYAVLLPNPALSQGFGQDFVRRGWGNWGAAPYTDLMTAVDAAVELPEVDGTRTAAMGGSFGGYMANWVATQTDRFDAIVTHASLWHLDGFIGATDAAYYWEKEFGDPLTEPARYEANSPHRYADAITTPMLVIHGDKDYRVPIGEGLRLWYDLQKRGVPSKFLYFPDENHWVLTPGNAVVWYETVLAFLAEHVLGADWERPALL, encoded by the coding sequence ATGACCGACCACACGGCTGACCAGCCGGAGCCCGCACCCACCCCCTTCCACCGGCTGTCCGACTTCGTCGCGCTGCCGCGGCTGGGCGGGTTGGCCCTGTCGCCGGACGGCTCCCGGCTGGTCACCTCGATCGCGACGCTGGCCGCGGACCGGAAGACCTGGCAGTCGGCGCTGTGGGAGCTCGACCCGACCGGACGGGCCGACGCCCGGCGGCTGACCCGCAGCAGCCCCGGCGAGTCCGGCCCGGTGTTCGCCCCTGACGGCTCGTTGCTGTTCACCTCGGCTCGCCCCGACCCCGACGCCGGCAAGGACGCCGGGGAGCCCAAGCCCGCGCTGTGGACCCTGCCCGCCGAGGGCGGCGAGGCCCGGTTGGTGCTCGGCCGGAAGAACGGGGTGTCCGGCGTCGACGTGGCCGCCGACACCGGCGCCGTCGTCGTGGTCGCCTCCACGACCCCGGGCACCGCGGACGCCGAGGGCGACGACGCCCGCCGGACCGCCCGGAAGGACGCCGGGGTGTCGGCGATCCTGCACGAGGCCTACCCGGTGCGGTACTGGGACCACGACCTGGGACCGACGGTGCCGCACGTGTTCTTCCTCGACGCCCTGCCGGCCGAGGGGGCCGACGCACCCACCTGGCGTGACCTCACCCCGGACGCCGGGCCCCCGAACGGGGCCGGCAGCGACGTCGCGCTCTCCCCCGACGGCCGCTGGGTGGCCCGCAGCGAGGAGGTGCCCGACGGCGCCGCGTCGTGGCGGAACCGTCTCGTGGTCACCGACACCGCGTCCGGGGAGACCCGCGTGCTGGTCGACGACCCGGCCGCCGACGTGTCCGGGGCGTCCTGGTCGCCGGACTCCACCCGCGTGGTCGCGGTCCGGGAGAGCGTCACCACCCAGGAGCTGCCGCCGGACTACACGCTGCTGCTCGTCGACGTCGCCGCCGGGACCAGCACCGACCTGACGGCGGGCTTCGACCGGTGGCCGTCGGCGCCGCAGTTCGATGCCGCGGGCGAGGCCGTGTACTTCCTCGCCGACGAGGACGGCCGGCACGCGCTGTTCCGCGTGGTCGAGGGCGAGGCCCCGGTGCGGCTGACCCGGGACGGCGCGTACAGCGACCTGCAGGTGGCGCGGGACGGGTCGGCGCTCTACGCGCTGCGCTCGGCCTACGACTCCCCGCCGGTGCCGGTGCGGCTGGACCCCACGGCGACCGACCAGCAGCCCGACCCGCTGCCCAACCCGGGCACGATCGCTGCCTACCCGGGCACCCTGCGTGAGCTGCGGGCCACCGCGGCCGACGGTGCCGAGGTCCAGTCCTGGCTCGTGCTGCCCGAGGGCGCCACCGCCGAGCAGCCCGCCCCGCTGGTGCTGTGGATCCACGGCGGGCCGCTGATGAGCTGGAACGGCTGGTCGTGGCGGTGGACGCCGTGGGTGCTGGCCGCCCGCGGCTATGCGGTGCTGCTGCCCAACCCGGCGCTGTCCCAGGGCTTCGGGCAGGACTTCGTCCGCCGCGGGTGGGGCAACTGGGGGGCCGCGCCGTACACCGACCTGATGACCGCGGTGGACGCCGCGGTGGAGCTGCCCGAGGTCGACGGCACCCGGACGGCGGCGATGGGCGGCTCGTTCGGCGGCTACATGGCCAACTGGGTCGCCACCCAGACCGACCGGTTCGACGCGATCGTCACCCACGCCAGCCTCTGGCACCTGGACGGCTTCATCGGGGCCACCGACGCCGCCTACTACTGGGAGAAGGAGTTCGGCGACCCGCTCACCGAGCCGGCCCGCTACGAGGCGAACTCCCCGCACCGGTACGCCGACGCGATCACCACGCCGATGCTCGTGATCCACGGCGACAAGGACTACCGGGTGCCGATCGGCGAGGGCCTGCGGCTCTGGTACGACTTGCAGAAGCGCGGGGTGCCCTCGAAGTTCCTCTACTTCCCGGACGAGAACCACTGGGTGCTCACCCCCGGCAACGCGGTGGTCTGGTACGAGACGGTGCTGGCGTTCCTGGCCGAGCACGTGCTCGGTGCGGACTGGGAGCGTCCTGCGCTGCTCTGA
- a CDS encoding DUF4192 domain-containing protein has translation MDHDLPPPDRPCVQVSAGPGIAAALPQLLGFAPEESLVVVALGGDRRVGLTLRVDLPPPGRERALAGELVDALRPGRPTVAVVLVVTEDPDEPWPVLQGSTLPRLALLHEVTAALVRAGIRVTETLLVRGGRCWDYDDPADGAGRTLPTGTSALAAASAYAGQVTAPDRAALVARTARVSGPAAAAAARVCARVGAGHAARLSQVGWEQWAEESWASVLTALELCRPGSRTQPDDEALARVAWAVGDTELRGRALTLGLGEDAAAAETLWTEVLRRVPAPLDVAPATLLAVTAWSRGDGTTASIALDRALDGQPGHPFALTLRAALAAALPPHDLRRFLAGLDATDHRPVAEGRRAG, from the coding sequence ATGGACCACGACCTCCCGCCCCCCGACCGTCCCTGCGTCCAGGTCAGCGCCGGCCCCGGCATCGCCGCCGCACTGCCACAGCTCCTGGGGTTCGCCCCCGAGGAGTCGCTGGTCGTCGTCGCGCTCGGCGGGGACCGGCGGGTGGGTCTCACGCTGCGCGTGGACCTGCCACCTCCCGGTCGCGAACGGGCGCTGGCGGGCGAGCTGGTCGACGCGCTGCGTCCTGGGCGGCCCACCGTGGCGGTCGTGCTCGTGGTCACCGAGGACCCCGACGAGCCGTGGCCGGTCCTGCAGGGGTCGACACTGCCGCGGCTCGCTCTCCTGCACGAGGTGACCGCTGCGCTGGTGCGCGCCGGCATCCGGGTGACCGAGACGCTGCTGGTGCGCGGGGGACGCTGCTGGGACTACGACGACCCCGCGGACGGCGCCGGACGGACGCTGCCCACCGGGACCAGCGCCCTGGCCGCGGCGAGCGCCTACGCCGGGCAGGTGACCGCCCCCGACCGGGCCGCCCTCGTGGCCCGGACCGCCCGCGTCTCCGGGCCGGCCGCCGCGGCGGCGGCCCGGGTCTGCGCCCGGGTCGGGGCCGGTCACGCGGCCCGGCTGTCGCAGGTGGGGTGGGAGCAGTGGGCCGAGGAGTCCTGGGCGTCGGTGCTCACCGCCCTGGAGCTGTGCCGCCCCGGCAGCCGGACGCAGCCGGACGACGAGGCGCTGGCCCGGGTCGCGTGGGCGGTCGGGGACACCGAGCTGCGCGGCCGCGCGCTGACCCTCGGGCTCGGGGAGGACGCCGCAGCGGCCGAGACGCTGTGGACCGAGGTCCTCCGCCGGGTCCCCGCCCCGCTGGACGTCGCCCCGGCCACCCTGCTCGCGGTGACGGCGTGGAGCCGCGGTGACGGCACCACCGCCTCGATCGCCCTGGACCGGGCCCTGGACGGGCAGCCCGGCCACCCGTTCGCGCTGACGCTCCGGGCGGCGCTGGCCGCGGCCCTGCCCCCGCACGACCTCCGCCGCTTCCTCGCCGGGCTGGACGCCACGGACCACCGGCCCGTCGCCGAGGGGCGCCGGGCCGGGTGA